One genomic window of Salvia miltiorrhiza cultivar Shanhuang (shh) chromosome 4, IMPLAD_Smil_shh, whole genome shotgun sequence includes the following:
- the LOC131021850 gene encoding uncharacterized protein LOC131021850 isoform X2: MGTEADQDGSKPETRRLLTAADYFLQRRNFVDCYKYATRAHDADPTNPAATRILSTAAVLSASKISATQHDYYAILNLPYFDSDVSRIGSSFETLTSILDPNTNLCPFSSEAFDLAVKAWSVLSNSVEKAKFDAELRTYMGGGDGCTPGSGGDTFWTMCPYCYHVYEYDRVFEDCCLRCANERCRRVLHAVAIAGPPPPDVVAKGQYCCPGFMPFAVHTSNGEAIGEKMWVPFAPSHHDFRIMVMAKRRKLKVKTKEISMGKHLKMQVENLWG, from the exons ATGGGTACCGAAGCGGATCAGGATGGTAGCAAACCCGAAACCCGAAGGCTCCTCACCGCCGCCGACTACTTCCTCCAACGCCGCAACTTCGTCGACTGCTACAAGTACGCCACCCGCGCCCACGACGCCGACCCCACAAATCCCGCAGCCACCAGAATCCTCTCCACCGCTGCCGTTCTCTCCGCCTCCAAAATCTCCGCCACACAGCACGACTACTACGCCATCCTCAATCTCCCCTATTTCGACTCCGACGTTTCTCGAATTGGCTCCAGCTTCGAAACCCTAACTTCAATTCTGGATCCGAATACGAACCTCTGCCCTTTCTCGTCCGAGGCGTTCGATTTGGCGGTTAAAGCGTGGTCCGTGTTGTCCAATTCCGTGGAGAAGGCGAAGTTTGACGCTGAGTTGCGAACGTATATGGGTGGTGGTGATGGTTGTACACCGGGGAGTGGCGGTGATACCTTTTGGACAATGTGCCCTTATTGCTATCACGTGTACGAGTATGATAGGGTTTTTGAGGACTGCTGCTTGAGGTGCGCGAACGAGAGGTGTAGAAGAGTGCTGCACGCGGTGGCGATTGCGGGGCCTCCGCCGCCGGACGTGGTTGCCAAGGGCCAGTACTGCTGTCCGGGATTCATGCCGTTTGCGGTTCATACAAGCAATGGAGAGGCAATAGGAGAGAAAATGTGGGTTCCGTTTGCGCCTTCACATCAC GATTTCAGGATCATGGTAATGGCGAAAAGGCGAAAATTGAAGGTGAAGACGAAAGAGATATCAATGGGGAAACACCTGAAAATGCAGGTGGAAAATCTTTGGGGGTGA
- the LOC131021850 gene encoding uncharacterized protein LOC131021850 isoform X1 — protein sequence MGTEADQDGSKPETRRLLTAADYFLQRRNFVDCYKYATRAHDADPTNPAATRILSTAAVLSASKISATQHDYYAILNLPYFDSDVSRIGSSFETLTSILDPNTNLCPFSSEAFDLAVKAWSVLSNSVEKAKFDAELRTYMGGGDGCTPGSGGDTFWTMCPYCYHVYEYDRVFEDCCLRCANERCRRVLHAVAIAGPPPPDVVAKGQYCCPGFMPFAVHTSNGEAIGEKMWVPFAPSHHVGFQDHGNGEKAKIEGEDERDINGETPENAGGKSLGVRMKRKKSVPWKSKKLLGRGISIDGDEAHFIYGVREESCSNVDKDEGEVSEPCVGGVEFLEGDDDIFISLPCDFDFGNGRPMSL from the exons ATGGGTACCGAAGCGGATCAGGATGGTAGCAAACCCGAAACCCGAAGGCTCCTCACCGCCGCCGACTACTTCCTCCAACGCCGCAACTTCGTCGACTGCTACAAGTACGCCACCCGCGCCCACGACGCCGACCCCACAAATCCCGCAGCCACCAGAATCCTCTCCACCGCTGCCGTTCTCTCCGCCTCCAAAATCTCCGCCACACAGCACGACTACTACGCCATCCTCAATCTCCCCTATTTCGACTCCGACGTTTCTCGAATTGGCTCCAGCTTCGAAACCCTAACTTCAATTCTGGATCCGAATACGAACCTCTGCCCTTTCTCGTCCGAGGCGTTCGATTTGGCGGTTAAAGCGTGGTCCGTGTTGTCCAATTCCGTGGAGAAGGCGAAGTTTGACGCTGAGTTGCGAACGTATATGGGTGGTGGTGATGGTTGTACACCGGGGAGTGGCGGTGATACCTTTTGGACAATGTGCCCTTATTGCTATCACGTGTACGAGTATGATAGGGTTTTTGAGGACTGCTGCTTGAGGTGCGCGAACGAGAGGTGTAGAAGAGTGCTGCACGCGGTGGCGATTGCGGGGCCTCCGCCGCCGGACGTGGTTGCCAAGGGCCAGTACTGCTGTCCGGGATTCATGCCGTTTGCGGTTCATACAAGCAATGGAGAGGCAATAGGAGAGAAAATGTGGGTTCCGTTTGCGCCTTCACATCACGTAG GATTTCAGGATCATGGTAATGGCGAAAAGGCGAAAATTGAAGGTGAAGACGAAAGAGATATCAATGGGGAAACACCTGAAAATGCAGGTGGAAAATCTTTGGGGGTGAGAATGAAGAGGAAGAAATCTGTACCCTGGAAATCAAAGAAGTTGTTGGGTAGAGGGATTAGTATCGATGGCGATGAGGCACATTTTATTTATGGAGTTAGAGAAGAGAGTTGTTCAAATGTAGATAAAGACGAAGGTGAGGTCTCAGAGCCTTGTGTTGGAGGAGTGGAGTTTCTTGAGGGAGATGATGATATATTCATAAGTTTGCCGTGtgattttgattttggaaaTGGGAGACCTATGAGTTTGTAA